Proteins found in one Pseudomonas marvdashtae genomic segment:
- the uraD gene encoding 2-oxo-4-hydroxy-4-carboxy-5-ureidoimidazoline decarboxylase: protein MTAFQTFKPSTLSREAFVKAFADIYEHSPWVAEKAFDLGQDPSIDQIETLHQRMSDILLSADHASQLALINAHPDLAGKAAVQGQLTEASTNEQAGAGIHQCTAEEFQRFTELNEAYKAKFKFPFIMAVKGSNRHQILAAFETRIHNSTDVEFKCALAEINKIALFRLLTL from the coding sequence ATGACCGCTTTCCAGACTTTCAAGCCTTCCACCTTGAGCCGCGAAGCCTTCGTCAAAGCCTTCGCTGATATCTACGAACATTCGCCATGGGTCGCCGAAAAGGCTTTCGATCTGGGCCAGGATCCGTCGATCGACCAGATCGAAACCCTGCACCAGCGCATGAGCGACATCCTGTTGAGCGCCGATCACGCCAGCCAACTGGCGCTGATCAACGCTCACCCGGACCTGGCCGGCAAAGCCGCCGTCCAGGGCCAACTGACCGAAGCCAGCACGAACGAACAGGCTGGTGCCGGTATTCACCAATGCACGGCCGAAGAGTTCCAGCGCTTCACCGAGCTGAACGAGGCCTACAAAGCCAAGTTCAAGTTTCCCTTCATCATGGCGGTAAAAGGCAGCAACCGGCACCAGATCCTCGCCGCGTTCGAAACGCGCATCCATAACTCGACAGACGTCGAATTCAAATGCGCGCTGGCCGAGATCAACAAGATCGCGTTGTTCCGATTACTGACCCTTTAG
- a CDS encoding ureidoglycolate lyase produces the protein MRTLKIEPLTKEAFAPFGDVIETDGSDHFMINNGSTMRFHRLATVETATPDDQAIISIFRADAQDMPLTVRMLERHPLGSQAFIPLLGNPFLIVVAPLGDAPVSGLVRAFVTNGRQGINYHRGVWHHPVLTIEKRDDFLVVDRSGTGNNCDEHFFKEDELLILAPHQ, from the coding sequence ATGCGCACACTCAAGATCGAACCGCTGACCAAAGAAGCCTTCGCCCCGTTCGGTGACGTGATCGAAACCGACGGCAGCGATCACTTCATGATCAACAACGGTTCGACCATGCGCTTCCATCGCCTGGCGACGGTTGAAACCGCTACGCCGGACGATCAGGCGATCATCAGCATTTTCCGCGCCGACGCGCAGGACATGCCGCTGACCGTGCGCATGCTGGAGCGTCATCCGCTGGGCAGCCAGGCCTTCATCCCGCTGCTCGGCAACCCCTTTCTGATCGTGGTCGCGCCACTTGGCGATGCACCTGTATCAGGCTTGGTCCGCGCCTTCGTCACCAACGGCAGGCAGGGCATCAATTACCATCGCGGCGTCTGGCACCACCCGGTGCTGACGATCGAAAAGCGGGATGACTTCCTGGTGGTTGATCGCAGTGGCACAGGCAATAACTGCGATGAGCATTTTTTCAAAGAGGATGAGTTATTGATCCTCGCCCCCCACCAATAA
- the folE gene encoding GTP cyclohydrolase I FolE gives MSLEQNYTAILGQLGEDVSREGLLDTPKRAAKAMQYLCRGYEQTLEEVTNGALFSSDNSEMVLVKDIELYSLCEHHLLPFIGKAHVAYIPSGKVLGLSKVARIVDMYARRLQIQENLSRQIADAVQQVTGALGVAVVIEAKHMCMMMRGVEKQNSSMITSVMLGEFRENAATRMEFLSLIK, from the coding sequence ATGTCTCTGGAACAGAATTACACCGCGATTCTCGGCCAATTGGGCGAGGACGTTTCCCGCGAGGGCCTGCTCGACACGCCCAAGCGCGCTGCCAAGGCCATGCAGTACCTTTGCCGCGGTTATGAACAGACCCTGGAAGAAGTCACCAACGGTGCCTTGTTCAGCTCCGACAACAGCGAGATGGTGCTGGTCAAGGACATCGAGTTGTACTCGCTGTGCGAGCATCACCTGCTCCCGTTTATCGGCAAGGCTCATGTCGCCTATATCCCGAGCGGCAAGGTCTTGGGCCTGTCGAAGGTTGCACGCATCGTCGACATGTACGCGCGTCGTTTGCAGATCCAGGAAAACCTCAGCCGCCAGATCGCCGATGCGGTCCAGCAAGTGACCGGCGCACTCGGCGTGGCGGTCGTCATCGAGGCCAAGCACATGTGCATGATGATGCGCGGTGTGGAAAAGCAGAACTCCTCGATGATCACTTCGGTGATGCTTGGCGAATTCCGCGAAAATGCGGCGACGCGCATGGAATTCCTCAGCCTCATCAAGTAA
- the puuE gene encoding allantoinase PuuE: MSADYLRDLIGYGSNPPHPHWPGNARIALSFVLNYEEGGERNILHGDRESEAFLSEMVSAQPLLGERNMSMESLYEYGSRAGVWRILKLFKEFDIPLTIFAVAMAAQRHPDVIRAMVAAGHEICSHGYRWIDYQYMDEAQEREHMLEAIRILTEITGERPLGWYTGRTGPNTRRLVMEEGGFLYDSDTYDDDLPYWEPNNPTGKPHLVIPYTLDTNDMRFTQVQGFNKGDDFFQYLKDAFDVLYAEGAEAPKMLSIGLHCRLIGRPARLASLKRFLEYVKGHEHVWFSRRVDIARHWQQTHPYQGASK, translated from the coding sequence GTGAGCGCTGACTACCTACGCGACCTGATCGGTTACGGCAGTAACCCTCCCCATCCTCATTGGCCGGGCAATGCCCGCATCGCCCTGTCCTTCGTGCTCAACTACGAAGAAGGCGGCGAGCGCAACATCCTGCATGGCGACCGTGAGTCCGAAGCGTTCCTCTCGGAAATGGTGTCGGCGCAACCGCTGTTGGGCGAGCGCAACATGAGCATGGAGTCGCTATATGAGTATGGCAGCCGTGCCGGCGTCTGGCGCATCCTCAAGCTGTTCAAGGAATTCGACATTCCGCTGACCATATTCGCCGTCGCCATGGCGGCGCAGCGCCACCCCGACGTGATCCGCGCCATGGTCGCCGCCGGTCATGAAATCTGCAGCCACGGATATCGCTGGATCGACTACCAGTACATGGATGAAGCCCAGGAGCGCGAGCACATGCTCGAAGCGATCCGCATCCTCACCGAAATCACCGGCGAGCGCCCGCTGGGTTGGTACACCGGCCGCACCGGTCCCAACACCCGCCGGCTGGTGATGGAAGAAGGCGGTTTCCTCTATGACAGCGACACCTATGACGACGACCTGCCCTACTGGGAACCGAACAACCCCACCGGCAAGCCGCACCTGGTGATCCCGTACACCCTGGACACCAACGACATGCGCTTTACCCAAGTGCAGGGTTTCAACAAGGGCGACGACTTCTTTCAATACCTCAAGGACGCCTTCGACGTGTTGTATGCCGAAGGGGCCGAGGCACCGAAGATGCTCTCCATCGGCCTGCATTGCCGGCTGATAGGCCGTCCTGCGCGCCTGGCCTCCCTCAAGCGGTTTCTCGAATACGTCAAAGGCCATGAACACGTCTGGTTCAGCCGCCGTGTCGACATCGCGCGCCACTGGCAGCAAACCCATCCGTATCAGGGAGCGTCCAAATGA
- the alc gene encoding allantoicase — MKAYAVPFEKFVNLADARLGTKIISVTDDWFADANRLFQPTPAVWKEGVFDDNGKWMDGWESRRKRFEGYDSAVIRLGVPGSIKGVDIDTSFFTGNYPPSASLEACFLAQGEPDENTQWTEVLSAVELKGDSHHYHEIGNDQAFSHLRFNIYPDGGVARLRVYGIPYRDWSAVGDNEQIDLAAALNGGRALACSDEHFGRMSNILNPGRGINMGDGWETARRRTPGNDWVIVALGHAGIVEKVVVDTLHFKGNYPDSCSIQGAFVKGGTDSQIETQSLFWRELLPSQKLEMHAEHAFAEQIKALGPITHIRLNVFPDGGVSRLRVLGKVAK; from the coding sequence ATGAAAGCTTACGCCGTACCGTTCGAGAAGTTCGTCAACCTGGCCGACGCCCGCCTGGGCACCAAAATCATTTCGGTCACCGATGACTGGTTCGCCGACGCCAACCGGCTGTTCCAGCCGACCCCGGCCGTGTGGAAGGAGGGCGTGTTCGATGACAACGGCAAATGGATGGACGGCTGGGAGTCGCGCCGCAAGCGCTTCGAAGGCTACGACAGCGCGGTGATTCGCCTCGGTGTACCCGGCTCGATCAAGGGCGTGGACATCGACACCTCATTCTTCACCGGCAACTACCCACCGTCGGCCTCCCTGGAAGCCTGCTTCCTGGCGCAAGGCGAGCCGGACGAAAACACCCAGTGGACCGAAGTGCTGTCGGCCGTCGAGTTGAAAGGCGACAGCCACCACTACCACGAAATCGGCAACGACCAGGCGTTCAGCCACCTGCGCTTCAACATTTACCCGGATGGCGGCGTAGCCCGGTTGCGGGTTTACGGCATTCCGTACCGCGACTGGTCCGCCGTGGGCGACAACGAACAGATCGACCTGGCCGCTGCCCTCAACGGTGGCCGCGCCCTGGCCTGCTCCGATGAACACTTCGGCCGCATGAGCAACATCCTCAACCCGGGCCGTGGCATCAACATGGGCGACGGCTGGGAAACCGCCCGTCGTCGCACCCCGGGCAACGACTGGGTGATCGTCGCCCTGGGCCACGCCGGCATCGTTGAAAAAGTCGTCGTCGACACGCTGCACTTCAAGGGCAACTACCCCGACAGTTGCTCGATCCAGGGCGCGTTCGTCAAAGGCGGCACCGACAGCCAGATCGAAACGCAGTCGTTGTTCTGGCGCGAACTGCTGCCGAGCCAGAAACTGGAAATGCATGCCGAACACGCCTTTGCCGAACAGATCAAGGCGCTTGGACCGATCACCCACATTCGCCTGAACGTGTTCCCGGATGGTGGCGTGAGTCGCCTGCGGGTGTTGGGCAAGGTCGCAAAATAA
- the uraH gene encoding hydroxyisourate hydrolase: MGRLTTHVLDAAHGCPGSSIKVELYRVEGSQLHWVASALTNSDGRCDTPLLQGDDYRSGVYQIQFHAGDYYRARGVQLSEPAFLDVVVLRFGISQEQEHYHVPLLISPYAYSTYRGS; encoded by the coding sequence ATGGGACGTCTGACTACACACGTTTTGGATGCCGCACACGGCTGCCCGGGCAGCTCGATCAAGGTCGAGCTGTACCGCGTAGAAGGTTCGCAATTGCACTGGGTTGCCAGTGCATTGACCAATAGCGACGGCCGTTGCGATACACCGCTGTTGCAAGGGGATGACTACCGCAGCGGCGTCTATCAGATTCAATTCCATGCCGGCGATTACTATCGTGCCCGTGGCGTCCAGCTGTCCGAACCGGCGTTCCTGGATGTGGTGGTGCTGCGCTTTGGTATTTCCCAGGAGCAAGAGCATTACCATGTGCCCTTGTTGATTTCGCCTTACGCCTATTCAACGTATCGAGGCAGCTGA
- a CDS encoding MarR family winged helix-turn-helix transcriptional regulator, with product MLDLKNPTSQQMAMEAFFFGYQAFTAKADEMLERRGLSRVHQRIVFFIARYPSLSVKELLALLGVSKQALNMPLRQLMEMHLVNSVASETDKRKRLLELTAEGERFEQALRREQVKLLERVFAEAGEAAVDGWLAVNLGLGKAGD from the coding sequence ATGCTTGACCTTAAAAACCCAACCTCTCAACAAATGGCCATGGAAGCTTTTTTCTTCGGCTACCAGGCGTTCACCGCCAAGGCCGATGAAATGCTCGAGCGTCGCGGGCTGAGCCGCGTGCATCAACGCATCGTTTTTTTCATCGCTCGTTATCCGTCCCTGAGCGTGAAGGAATTGCTGGCGCTGCTCGGCGTAAGTAAACAGGCGCTGAACATGCCGTTACGCCAGCTGATGGAAATGCATTTGGTCAACAGCGTTGCGTCCGAGACCGACAAGCGCAAGCGGCTGCTGGAGCTGACCGCCGAAGGCGAGCGGTTTGAGCAAGCGCTGCGGCGCGAGCAAGTGAAATTGCTCGAACGGGTGTTTGCTGAGGCAGGCGAAGCAGCTGTCGATGGCTGGTTGGCGGTGAATCTCGGATTAGGCAAGGCTGGCGACTGA
- a CDS encoding glutathione S-transferase N-terminal domain-containing protein, whose protein sequence is MIVKALRVGLGQLIIFLDFITRPAKKQRTADAQAQVDQAASGLTLYQFHACPFCVKTRRALRRLNVPVALRDAKNNEQDRQTLLEQGGRIKVPCLRIEENGETTWLYESKAIIDYLDKRFSAA, encoded by the coding sequence GTGATCGTCAAAGCGCTTCGAGTTGGCCTGGGCCAGCTCATCATCTTCCTCGATTTCATCACCCGGCCCGCCAAGAAACAGCGCACGGCCGACGCCCAGGCGCAAGTTGACCAGGCGGCCAGCGGCCTGACGCTGTATCAATTCCACGCCTGTCCTTTTTGCGTGAAGACCCGCCGCGCCCTGCGTCGCCTCAACGTGCCGGTGGCCTTGCGCGACGCGAAGAACAACGAGCAGGATCGCCAAACGCTGCTGGAGCAAGGCGGCAGGATCAAAGTTCCGTGCCTGCGAATTGAAGAAAACGGCGAGACCACTTGGTTGTATGAGTCGAAAGCGATCATCGATTATCTGGATAAGCGCTTTTCGGCGGCCTGA
- a CDS encoding Smr/MutS family protein: MQDDDFSLFKSAIQGVKPIKHDRAETGKPKADRAQIAKLRQAATVRTDATTVDGLSDQFVIDVGPEDELMWARDGVQESQMRKLKVGQIPFEGSLDLHGMTVEKARETLWAFLAEATKFEIRCVRVTHGKAVRLDGKRPMIKSHVNTWLRQHSQVLGFTSCQARHGGAGAVYVMLKRTMMEGRDE, from the coding sequence ATGCAAGACGACGACTTTTCCCTGTTCAAAAGTGCCATCCAAGGCGTAAAACCGATCAAGCACGATCGCGCTGAAACCGGCAAACCCAAAGCCGATCGCGCGCAGATCGCCAAGTTGCGCCAAGCCGCCACCGTGCGTACCGATGCCACCACCGTGGACGGTTTGTCCGATCAGTTTGTGATCGATGTCGGCCCTGAAGATGAGCTGATGTGGGCTCGCGACGGCGTGCAGGAAAGCCAGATGCGCAAGCTCAAGGTCGGCCAGATCCCCTTCGAAGGCAGCCTCGACCTGCACGGCATGACCGTCGAAAAAGCCCGGGAAACCCTCTGGGCCTTCCTGGCCGAGGCCACCAAATTCGAAATCCGCTGCGTGCGCGTCACCCACGGCAAAGCCGTGCGACTGGACGGCAAGCGGCCGATGATCAAGAGTCACGTCAACACTTGGCTGCGCCAGCATTCGCAAGTGCTGGGCTTCACTTCCTGCCAGGCCAGACACGGCGGCGCCGGGGCGGTGTACGTGATGCTCAAGCGCACCATGATGGAAGGTCGCGACGAGTAG
- a CDS encoding PLP-dependent aminotransferase family protein gives MAFSERVSRLKSSLIREILAAAQRPEVMSFAGGLPAEAMLPKVEWQEMPRSMGQYGMSEGEPALREALAAQARSLGLPCAASQVLVVSGSQQTLDLAAKLHIDVGTEVMLEAPTYLAALQIFQLFGADCITVPLEADGPDLEQLRVRLERHRPAFIYLIPTFQNPSAVRYSEAKRDAVAALLDEFGVTLVEDEPYRELTFDGASATPIVSRLKKASWIYTGTVSKTLLPGLRVGYLIASPDLFPHLLRLKQSADLHTNRIGQWQALQWIGTEQYRRHLSELRDFYRERRDGFQAALQRHFSDLADWNVPQGGLFFWLTLKQPLDTRTLLAAALAADVAFMPGEPFFPDPDKHPGHLRLNFSHIDPARLDEGLKRLAGVVREALAAEAA, from the coding sequence ATGGCATTTTCCGAACGTGTCTCGCGTCTCAAGAGTTCTTTGATTCGAGAAATCCTCGCCGCGGCGCAGCGCCCGGAGGTGATGTCGTTCGCCGGTGGCCTGCCCGCCGAAGCCATGCTGCCGAAGGTGGAATGGCAGGAGATGCCGCGATCCATGGGCCAATACGGCATGAGCGAAGGTGAGCCGGCCCTGCGTGAAGCGTTGGCAGCGCAGGCGCGATCCTTGGGTCTGCCATGTGCGGCAAGCCAGGTACTGGTGGTCAGCGGTTCCCAGCAAACCCTCGACCTGGCGGCGAAGTTGCACATCGACGTCGGCACCGAGGTCATGCTCGAAGCACCGACGTACTTGGCGGCACTGCAGATTTTCCAGTTGTTCGGCGCCGACTGCATCACCGTGCCGCTGGAGGCGGATGGCCCGGACCTGGAGCAGCTGCGAGTTCGGCTGGAGCGGCATCGGCCAGCGTTCATCTACCTGATCCCGACCTTCCAGAATCCTTCGGCGGTGCGCTACAGCGAGGCCAAGCGCGATGCGGTGGCGGCGTTGCTGGATGAGTTCGGCGTGACCCTGGTAGAGGACGAACCCTACCGTGAGCTGACGTTCGACGGCGCCAGTGCCACGCCAATCGTCAGTCGCTTGAAAAAAGCCAGTTGGATATACACCGGCACCGTGTCGAAGACCCTGTTACCGGGGCTGCGGGTGGGTTATTTGATTGCCAGCCCGGACCTGTTCCCGCACCTGCTGCGGCTCAAGCAATCGGCGGATCTGCACACCAACCGCATCGGCCAGTGGCAGGCGTTGCAATGGATCGGCACCGAGCAGTACCGCCGCCATCTGAGCGAGTTGAGGGATTTCTACCGGGAGCGTCGCGACGGGTTCCAAGCCGCGCTGCAACGGCATTTTTCCGACCTGGCGGACTGGAACGTGCCTCAGGGCGGGCTGTTTTTCTGGCTGACCCTCAAGCAACCGCTGGACACCCGCACCCTGCTGGCCGCGGCGCTGGCCGCGGACGTCGCGTTCATGCCGGGGGAGCCATTCTTTCCGGACCCGGACAAACACCCAGGGCATCTGCGCTTGAATTTCAGCCACATCGATCCGGCACGGCTGGATGAAGGACTCAAGCGCTTGGCAGGCGTGGTGCGTGAGGCGCTGGCCGCAGAAGCGGCGTGA
- a CDS encoding solute carrier family 23 protein yields MESRKPEAQTLDLSPPLRSGWLERLFKLSLHGTTVKTELIAGVTTFITMAYIIFVNPNIMADAGIDHGAAFVATCIAAALGCLLMGLYANWPVGLAPGMGLNAFFTYTVVGTMGYNWETALGAVFVSGVLFMFLTLSRVREWLLNSIPVSLRYAMGAGVGLFLGLIGLKTAGIVVDSPATLIKLGSLHEPGPLLAAVCFLMIAVLSYHRVFGAILISIIAVTLAGWGLGLVHYNGVMSTPPSLAPTWMAMDVAGVFNVSMISVVLAFLFVHMFDTAGTLMGVAQRAGLVKPDGKIENLSKALKADSASSVFGAMVGVPPVTSYVESAAGVAAGGRTGLTAVTVGVLFIAAMFFAPLAGMIPAYATAGALIYVAMLMMGGMAHIEWDEATDSIPAIVTAIMMPLTFSVADGIALGFITYVVLKAGTGKYKEISVSLWALCAIFIAKFIFL; encoded by the coding sequence GTGGAAAGCCGCAAACCCGAAGCCCAGACGCTGGATCTCTCGCCGCCATTACGCAGTGGCTGGCTGGAACGCCTCTTCAAACTCAGCTTGCATGGCACCACGGTGAAGACCGAGCTTATCGCTGGTGTGACGACCTTTATCACCATGGCCTACATCATCTTCGTCAACCCCAACATCATGGCCGACGCCGGTATCGATCACGGCGCCGCGTTCGTCGCCACCTGCATCGCCGCAGCCCTCGGCTGCCTGTTGATGGGCCTGTACGCCAACTGGCCGGTAGGCCTGGCACCCGGCATGGGCCTGAACGCTTTTTTTACCTACACCGTAGTCGGCACGATGGGCTACAACTGGGAAACCGCGCTGGGCGCAGTGTTTGTTTCCGGCGTGTTGTTCATGTTCCTGACCCTGTCGCGGGTCCGTGAGTGGTTGCTCAACAGCATCCCGGTCAGCCTCCGCTATGCGATGGGCGCGGGCGTCGGGCTGTTCCTTGGGCTGATCGGCCTGAAAACCGCCGGCATCGTCGTCGACAGCCCCGCCACGCTGATCAAGCTGGGCTCCCTGCACGAGCCCGGACCGCTGCTGGCCGCGGTGTGCTTTCTGATGATCGCTGTGCTCAGCTACCACCGCGTGTTCGGCGCGATCCTGATCAGCATCATTGCCGTGACCCTGGCCGGATGGGGCCTTGGGCTGGTGCACTACAACGGTGTGATGTCCACGCCGCCAAGCCTCGCACCGACCTGGATGGCGATGGATGTGGCCGGCGTGTTCAATGTCAGCATGATCAGCGTGGTGTTGGCCTTCCTCTTCGTCCACATGTTCGACACCGCCGGCACCTTGATGGGCGTGGCCCAGCGCGCCGGCCTGGTGAAGCCCGATGGCAAGATCGAAAACCTGTCCAAGGCGCTGAAGGCTGACAGCGCTTCCAGCGTATTTGGCGCCATGGTCGGTGTGCCACCCGTCACCAGTTATGTGGAAAGCGCCGCCGGTGTCGCCGCCGGTGGCCGCACCGGGCTTACCGCCGTGACAGTCGGCGTGTTATTTATTGCCGCCATGTTCTTCGCACCGTTGGCGGGAATGATCCCCGCCTACGCCACGGCCGGTGCCCTGATCTATGTCGCCATGCTGATGATGGGCGGCATGGCCCACATCGAATGGGACGAAGCGACTGACAGCATCCCGGCAATCGTTACAGCCATCATGATGCCGCTGACCTTTTCGGTCGCCGATGGCATTGCGCTGGGTTTCATCACCTACGTAGTGCTAAAGGCTGGCACCGGTAAATACAAGGAAATATCCGTCAGCTTGTGGGCGCTCTGCGCGATCTTTATCGCCAAGTTCATCTTCTTGTAG
- a CDS encoding LysE family translocator: MNLEPWLLFSGAALVVILIPGPLSLLMISNSLNYGLRRSYPAFLGGVMASICLLSASALGLGALLLASEQLFSALKIVGALYLFYLAWQSWQQSRQPAQAAEVPQAAAVPRFRALFGRAFVLGASNPKDILFFAAFLPQFLSAQQPFLPQLLVMIATWTVLDLLCKLAYGLGAHGAARYLRTGKGQSWFNRVSAGLFSGAGAASLLSR; this comes from the coding sequence ATGAATCTGGAACCCTGGTTATTGTTCAGCGGCGCCGCGTTAGTGGTGATCCTTATCCCCGGCCCGCTGTCGCTGCTGATGATCAGTAACAGCCTCAACTACGGCCTGCGCCGCTCTTATCCAGCGTTTCTCGGCGGGGTCATGGCCTCGATCTGCCTGTTGAGCGCTTCGGCGCTGGGGCTCGGGGCGCTGCTGCTGGCCTCGGAGCAATTGTTCAGCGCCCTGAAGATCGTCGGCGCGCTGTACCTGTTTTACCTCGCCTGGCAGAGCTGGCAGCAATCGCGCCAGCCTGCCCAGGCTGCCGAGGTGCCGCAGGCGGCCGCCGTTCCGCGCTTTCGCGCCTTGTTCGGTCGAGCGTTCGTACTGGGCGCGAGCAACCCCAAGGACATCCTCTTCTTCGCCGCCTTCCTGCCACAGTTCCTCAGCGCGCAACAACCGTTCCTCCCGCAGTTGCTGGTCATGATCGCCACCTGGACCGTGCTGGATCTTTTATGCAAGTTGGCCTATGGCCTTGGCGCCCACGGCGCGGCGCGGTACCTGCGCACAGGCAAGGGCCAGAGCTGGTTCAACCGGGTCAGTGCGGGATTGTTCAGCGGGGCGGGGGCGGCTTCATTGTTGAGCCGCTAG